A single window of Dermochelys coriacea isolate rDerCor1 chromosome 2, rDerCor1.pri.v4, whole genome shotgun sequence DNA harbors:
- the LOC122458423 gene encoding uncharacterized protein LOC122458423 → MIKQRAKQELPGRLAAPVAQEQLRSKLSYTVSEVTVMNLWPEKNPILLLPGGKNRSEPRTPSFHPPPPSTVDMKSSKGETKLWAEMLTKERSTSPSLLHADDVSSLENLPLKRPVKLAPLEMPLEVKEAQLQKIMSIQAEAQLAAQKLVGVSSINSEPHVKRVKNLAQMELENLNKIKLSERATLEYGDGPLSSKGTKPLCEVQIILSTEANSQLDKKSAIEDAPVTFGTPLNPKAKGNTFQAPGLHEDTHVPDGHSPNPDTARHRFRLRQMKEQQEELSKAKPLKATRLSAEEVKQQTAGQRTQKTLSDASKLLENMAKKHQRRGAGQDEADEVLTVTRPSTRRMALGDIIQVEED, encoded by the coding sequence GCTGCTCCAGTGGCACAAGAACAGCTGAGGTCCAAGCTCAGCTATACAGTTAGTGAAGTTACTGTCATGAATCTATGGCCTGAGAAAAACCCTATCCTACTCTTGCCAGGTGGAAAGAACAGGAGTGAGCCCAGAACCCCTagttttcatcctcctcctcccagcactgTAGACATGAAGTCAAGCAAAGGGGAGACAAAACTCTGGGCTGAGATGCTAACAAAAGAGAGGTCTACTTCTCCAAGCCTACTTCATGCAGATGACGTAAGCAGCCTGGAGAACCTACCCCTGAAAAGGCCGGTGAAGTTGGCTCCTCTGGAGATGCCCCTGGAAGTTAAAGAAGCCCAGCTCCAGAAGATTATGAGTATCCAGGCAGAAGCTCAGCTGGCTGCTCAGAAGCTGGTGGGCGTCAGTTCCATTAACAGTGAGCCCCATGTGAAAAGGGTCAAAAATCTGGCCCAGATGGAACTGGAGAACTTGAATAAGATAAAGCTGAGTGAGAGGGCAACTTTAGAGTACGGGGATGGGCCCCTTTCATCTAAAGGCACCAAGCCCTTGTGCGAGGTTCAAATTATCTTGTCCACAGAGGCAAACTCCCAGCTGGATAAAAAGTCAGCCATCGAAGATGCCCCAGTGACATTCGGTACGCCATTAAACCCCAAAGCCAAGGGCAACACCTTCCAAGCACCTGGCCTGCATGAGGACACACATGTTCCTGATGGTCACAGCCCCAACCCCGACACTGCCCGGCACCGCTTTAGACTGAGGCAGATGAAAGAGCAACAGGAAGAGCTCAGCAAAGCCAAGCCCTTAAAGGCCACGAGACTGAGTGCAGAGGAGGTGAAACAGCAAACTGCAGGTCAACGAACACAAAAAACCCTCAGCGATGCAAGCAAGCTCCTCGAGAACATGGCCAAAAAGCACCAGAGGCGGGGTGCTGGCCAAGACGAGGCAGACGAAGTTCTCACTGTGACGAGACCATCTACACGAAGGATGGCACTAGGGGACATCATTCAGGTGGAAGAAGATTGA